A single region of the Labrus bergylta chromosome 10, fLabBer1.1, whole genome shotgun sequence genome encodes:
- the cxcl12a gene encoding chemokine (C-X-C motif) ligand 12a (stromal cell-derived factor 1) produces MDVKLFTLVAALTVLMYAPPSQAKPISLVERCYCRSTVNSLPRNYIRELRFIHTPNCPFQVIAKLKSNKEVCVNPEIRWLQQYLKNAINKMRKSKQGN; encoded by the exons ATGGATGTGAAGCTGTTTACTCTCGTGGCTGCGCTCACGGTGCTGATGTACGCGCCTCCATCACAAG CAAAGCCCATCAGTCTGGTGGAGAGATGCTACTGTCGCTCCACAGTCAACAGCCTCCCAAGGAACTACATCCGAGAGCTCCGCTTCATCCACACGCCAAACTGCCCCTTCCAAGTcat TGCCAAGCTGAAGTCAAacaaagaggtgtgtgtgaaccCCGAGATCCGGTGGCTGCAGCAGTACCTGAAGAACGCCATCAACAA GATGAGGAAATCCAAACAAGGCAACTGA